The following are encoded together in the Mesorhizobium shangrilense genome:
- a CDS encoding Sec-independent protein translocase subunit TatA/TatB — MFGLGWDHLVVIFVVAMVVFGPGELPNVMRQLGRTMKTVNKVTGDLRKQFEDAVRDAEKELDLKDARAAIQDAMSSTTLIPDPAAPARDSAAKTATATPATTAPTAAAPTNS; from the coding sequence ATGTTCGGACTTGGCTGGGACCACCTCGTGGTCATCTTCGTTGTGGCGATGGTCGTCTTCGGGCCGGGCGAGCTCCCAAACGTCATGCGCCAGCTCGGGCGCACGATGAAGACGGTCAACAAGGTCACCGGCGATTTGCGCAAGCAGTTCGAGGACGCCGTGCGCGATGCCGAGAAAGAGCTTGATCTGAAGGATGCCCGCGCGGCGATCCAGGATGCCATGAGCAGCACGACCCTGATCCCGGACCCGGCCGCGCCGGCCAGGGACAGTGCAGCGAAAACGGCCACGGCCACACCGGCCACCACGGCGCCGACCGCCGCCGCGCCGACGAATTCGTAA
- a CDS encoding multicopper oxidase family protein has protein sequence MSRRGFVLAAADIAAATFVRPASSRTSAVNERRIKIAPGQAQLSGPAGPHTPVWTYDGKVPGPTLRLRQGELARITVENGLDEDTTVHWHGIRLPNTMDGVPGLTQPPIRPGESFVYEFTPPDAGTFWYHPHANSLVQLGRGLAGALILEEVEPVAVDRDLLWLLQDWRLAAGGQIAPGFGSAMDAAMSGRVGNVVTVNGTRPAYQNVKAGERLRLRLANASLARIMALRFEGHRPVVVAIDGQPCDPHEPEEGRLLLAPAMRIDVIIDMQGDPGKRYAVIDDYYDGLSYTLTTLAYDNVPPLRAQPFDAPVRLPGNPLPEPDLARAERQEIVLQGGMMGGGKLKGVGGMMGMAMPGMNGTAAWAINGISMTGDGHSGMTPQFTLKRGATCLLTMRNETAWWHPMHIHGFSMSVLSRNGSPVPNRTWQDTVLMAPKDTVECAFVADNPGDWMLHCHVADHQMAGLMTVFRVT, from the coding sequence ATGTCGCGCCGCGGCTTCGTGCTTGCGGCAGCGGACATCGCGGCAGCCACCTTCGTGCGCCCCGCATCGTCAAGGACATCCGCCGTCAACGAGCGCCGCATCAAGATCGCGCCGGGACAGGCCCAGCTCAGTGGCCCGGCCGGTCCGCATACTCCCGTGTGGACGTATGACGGTAAAGTCCCCGGCCCGACCCTTCGCCTGCGACAGGGCGAGCTGGCCCGCATCACCGTCGAGAACGGGCTGGATGAGGACACGACGGTCCACTGGCATGGCATCCGCCTGCCAAACACCATGGACGGCGTGCCTGGCCTGACCCAGCCGCCGATCAGGCCGGGCGAGAGCTTCGTCTATGAGTTCACACCGCCCGACGCCGGAACCTTCTGGTACCATCCGCATGCCAACAGCCTCGTGCAGCTGGGCCGCGGCTTGGCCGGCGCGCTCATCCTCGAGGAGGTGGAGCCCGTCGCAGTAGACCGCGATCTGCTGTGGCTGCTGCAGGACTGGCGGCTTGCGGCGGGCGGACAGATCGCGCCCGGCTTCGGCAGCGCGATGGATGCGGCGATGTCCGGCCGCGTCGGCAATGTCGTCACCGTCAACGGCACGCGTCCGGCCTATCAAAATGTGAAAGCGGGAGAACGCCTCAGGCTGCGCCTGGCCAATGCCTCGCTCGCCCGCATCATGGCGCTGCGCTTCGAGGGCCACCGCCCGGTCGTCGTGGCGATCGACGGACAGCCCTGCGACCCACATGAACCGGAGGAAGGCCGCTTGCTGCTTGCGCCTGCCATGCGCATCGACGTCATAATCGACATGCAGGGCGACCCCGGCAAGCGCTACGCGGTGATCGACGATTACTATGACGGCCTCTCCTATACGCTGACCACGCTTGCCTATGACAACGTACCGCCGCTGCGAGCCCAACCTTTCGACGCGCCTGTCCGCCTGCCTGGCAATCCCCTGCCCGAACCCGATCTTGCCAGGGCCGAACGCCAGGAGATCGTGCTGCAGGGCGGCATGATGGGCGGCGGCAAGCTGAAAGGCGTCGGCGGCATGATGGGGATGGCCATGCCTGGCATGAATGGCACCGCCGCCTGGGCGATCAACGGCATTTCGATGACAGGAGACGGCCATTCCGGCATGACGCCGCAATTCACGCTGAAACGCGGCGCGACCTGCCTGCTCACCATGCGCAACGAAACCGCGTGGTGGCACCCCATGCACATTCACGGGTTCAGCATGTCCGTGCTCTCCCGCAACGGTTCGCCCGTGCCGAACCGGACATGGCAGGACACCGTGCTGATGGCTCCCAAGGACACGGTCGAATGCGCCTTCGTCGCCGACAATCCCGGCGACTGGATGCTGCATTGCCATGTCGCCGATCACCAGATGGCCGGCCTCATGACCGTATTCCGGGTGACCTGA
- a CDS encoding CDP-diacylglycerol diphosphatase, with protein MRFSLGRLCIALPLAAFALVLADHVSSTPLHRSALWQVVRTCAIAAQTIGVPFPCEQVTLASDDAPGSAIIKSPLHKSEFLLMPLEAAAGVESPAVRGDDSSLLWQRAWETRSMVEARLGRDLPRTSVALVVNSGIARSQDQFHIHVDCVAPSVERKLALYGPKEEGRWQLFRQTLMGQRYWVKAVDKPDLGTTNVIGLIAAGLPRARDAMYRVNVVVVGAELAGGKPGFYILANSDKAAAERLMDHSCAMG; from the coding sequence GTGAGGTTTTCGCTTGGCCGGCTCTGCATTGCCTTGCCGCTGGCGGCGTTCGCGCTCGTGCTGGCCGACCATGTCAGCTCAACGCCGCTGCATCGCAGCGCGCTGTGGCAGGTGGTGCGGACCTGCGCCATCGCGGCGCAAACGATCGGCGTTCCCTTCCCCTGCGAGCAGGTGACGCTCGCCAGCGACGACGCGCCGGGCTCGGCGATCATCAAGTCGCCGCTGCACAAAAGCGAGTTCCTGCTGATGCCGCTTGAGGCCGCGGCCGGCGTGGAAAGCCCGGCCGTGCGCGGCGACGACAGTTCCCTTCTGTGGCAGCGAGCGTGGGAAACCCGGAGCATGGTCGAGGCGCGGCTCGGGCGCGACCTGCCGAGAACGTCGGTCGCCCTGGTGGTCAATTCCGGCATCGCGCGCTCGCAGGACCAGTTCCACATCCATGTCGATTGCGTAGCGCCGTCGGTGGAACGCAAGCTCGCTCTCTACGGACCGAAGGAGGAAGGCCGCTGGCAACTGTTTCGGCAGACGCTGATGGGCCAACGCTACTGGGTCAAGGCGGTCGACAAGCCTGACCTCGGCACCACCAACGTCATCGGCCTCATCGCCGCCGGCCTGCCCAGGGCGCGCGATGCTATGTACCGCGTCAATGTCGTGGTCGTCGGCGCCGAGCTCGCGGGCGGCAAGCCGGGCTTCTACATCCTGGCCAACTCGGACAAGGCGGCGGCCGAGCGCCTGATGGATCACAGTTGCGCGATGGGGTGA
- a CDS encoding sigma-70 family RNA polymerase sigma factor, protein MKRSVPRFDIIGQLGSLRRYARSLTRDGVDAEDLVHDALVRAYERRGTFRSGGNLRAWLLSIVHNTFIDRTRSKRSEAARNEQAGYLADSSTPAPQEHSVRLAQVRDAFLNLPEEQRSALHLVAIDGLSYQQAADATGVPLGTLMSRIGRARAALREMENAKPSQGKNHLRIVGGPS, encoded by the coding sequence ATGAAACGGTCGGTGCCACGCTTTGACATCATAGGACAGCTAGGCTCGCTGCGCCGCTACGCGCGGTCGCTGACGCGCGACGGCGTCGATGCCGAGGATCTCGTCCACGACGCGCTGGTGCGCGCCTATGAGCGGCGCGGCACTTTCCGCTCCGGCGGCAATTTGCGGGCGTGGCTGCTGTCGATCGTCCACAACACCTTCATCGACCGCACACGCTCCAAGAGATCGGAAGCCGCGCGCAACGAGCAGGCGGGATACCTTGCCGATTCAAGCACACCGGCGCCGCAGGAACATTCCGTGCGGCTGGCGCAGGTGCGCGATGCCTTTTTGAACCTGCCGGAAGAACAGCGCTCGGCGCTGCATCTCGTCGCCATCGACGGCCTTTCCTACCAGCAGGCGGCCGATGCCACTGGCGTGCCGCTGGGCACGCTGATGTCGCGTATCGGCAGGGCGCGCGCGGCACTGCGCGAGATGGAGAACGCCAAGCCGTCGCAGGGAAAAAACCACCTCAGGATTGTTGGAGGCCCGTCATGA
- a CDS encoding anti-sigma factor family protein, with translation MTGVIDPVTDIDLDAYVDDQLDVTRRIEVEAFLSARPEAAARVMSDLRMRDELRVALAGSRGTARPATADAARRLERGLTRGRFFGVLQRAAAVAAFVAAGWLANGIVGPMSVTKVVASPQPPAYLEDAIRAHKTTIMREGMASQTETPNYNPGEIRAATAIVMPTLPKDWKVRDVQVYPSRFGPSVEMAVDTKDMGLVSLFAIRPGTFDVVKPAIAPSGDISSAYFQIGEVAYAVVARSDAHDLDRAAETLAKTLY, from the coding sequence ATGACCGGAGTTATCGATCCCGTCACCGATATCGACCTCGACGCCTATGTCGACGATCAGCTGGATGTCACCCGTCGCATCGAGGTGGAGGCATTCCTGTCGGCCCGCCCGGAAGCGGCGGCGCGCGTGATGTCGGATCTGCGGATGCGCGACGAACTGCGCGTTGCGCTTGCCGGCTCCCGGGGCACGGCGCGGCCGGCAACGGCGGACGCCGCGCGGCGGCTGGAGCGCGGGCTGACGCGAGGCCGCTTCTTCGGCGTTCTGCAGCGTGCCGCGGCAGTCGCCGCCTTCGTTGCCGCCGGCTGGCTGGCCAACGGCATTGTCGGGCCGATGTCGGTGACCAAGGTCGTCGCCTCGCCGCAGCCGCCCGCTTACCTGGAGGATGCGATCCGCGCCCACAAGACGACGATCATGCGCGAGGGCATGGCGTCGCAGACGGAGACGCCGAACTACAATCCCGGCGAGATCCGCGCCGCGACCGCCATCGTCATGCCGACGCTGCCCAAGGATTGGAAGGTGCGCGACGTGCAGGTCTATCCGTCGCGCTTCGGCCCGAGCGTCGAGATGGCGGTGGATACCAAGGACATGGGCCTGGTGTCGCTGTTTGCGATCCGGCCGGGAACCTTCGACGTGGTCAAGCCGGCCATCGCGCCCTCCGGCGACATTTCCTCGGCCTATTTCCAGATCGGCGAGGTTGCCTACGCGGTGGTGGCGCGAAGCGATGCCCACGACCTCGACCGCGCCGCCGAGACGCTCGCCAAAACGCTTTACTGA
- a CDS encoding magnesium transporter CorA family protein gives MLSVYPQGKVSEAKAIWFDLRDPEPAETAEVEKLAGVAVPSRASLSEIESTSRLKARDGVLSMSVPMVTHVDGGLQMAPVGFVLSRERLITVRFGALPAFDLVAGRFAEPGQRPATSLEVFVELCEGMVDRLADALEQTAGELRTLSATAFHVPDTRGQRAIRSNKVIRAQLRQVGRMGDHLSEKRDALLALGRAIDFACGMTEDWGDDQLKSRMNGLKLDVTSLNDYEVHLSDKVQFLLDAMVGLIGIAQNDIFKILTIVSIVGIPPTLIAGIYGMNFKGMPEYDWTFGYPYGLAMIALSAILPLVWFKWRGWF, from the coding sequence ATGTTGAGCGTCTACCCGCAAGGCAAGGTTTCCGAAGCGAAGGCGATCTGGTTCGATCTTCGCGACCCTGAGCCGGCTGAAACCGCTGAGGTCGAGAAGCTGGCCGGTGTTGCCGTGCCCAGCCGAGCAAGCCTCAGCGAGATCGAAAGCACCAGCCGGCTCAAGGCGCGCGACGGCGTGCTGTCGATGAGCGTGCCGATGGTCACGCATGTCGACGGCGGCCTGCAGATGGCGCCCGTCGGCTTCGTGCTGTCGCGCGAGCGCCTGATTACCGTCCGTTTCGGAGCACTCCCGGCCTTCGACCTGGTCGCTGGGCGGTTTGCCGAGCCCGGCCAGCGGCCGGCGACGAGCCTCGAAGTGTTCGTCGAACTCTGCGAGGGGATGGTCGACCGCCTCGCCGATGCCCTCGAACAGACGGCCGGCGAACTGCGCACGCTGTCGGCGACAGCCTTTCACGTGCCGGACACCAGAGGCCAGAGAGCCATCCGTTCCAACAAGGTCATTCGCGCCCAACTGCGGCAGGTCGGCCGCATGGGCGACCATCTGTCGGAAAAACGCGATGCGCTGCTGGCTCTGGGACGCGCCATCGATTTCGCCTGCGGCATGACGGAGGACTGGGGCGATGATCAGCTCAAGTCGCGCATGAACGGCCTGAAGCTCGACGTGACGTCGCTCAACGATTATGAGGTCCACCTCTCCGACAAGGTGCAGTTCCTGCTCGACGCCATGGTCGGGCTGATCGGCATTGCCCAGAACGACATCTTCAAGATCCTCACCATCGTCTCGATCGTCGGCATTCCGCCGACATTGATCGCCGGTATCTACGGCATGAACTTCAAGGGCATGCCCGAATATGACTGGACCTTCGGCTACCCCTACGGGCTGGCGATGATCGCGCTTAGCGCCATCCTGCCGTTGGTGTGGTTCAAGTGGCGGGGCTGGTTCTAG
- a CDS encoding hemolysin family protein has protein sequence MSSIDGSIYDLLGILAVFALVAANGFFVAAEFSLVAVRRSRVIELVNTGRLNANALKRAVDNLDANLAATQLGITISSLALGWVGEPALAHLIEPLLNALPGSLATVGSHTIAVVISFIIITALHIVLGELAPKSLALQRSEGTALWVVRPLGLFLFLLRPAIIGLNRLGNLVLRLCGLRPGTGEESLHSPEELKLLVAASQEAGLLHQAQQELVERVFNIGDRRIADIMTPRRDVDWIDADDSMEEMLRTIRDCRHEQLLVGRGGIDEPLGMILKKDLLDQVLHGHAVDPMAVIREPVIVHEGTPIFRVLDQFKKAPVRLAIVIDEYGSLEGIVTQTDLLEAIAGDLPDMEGEDPDIVEREDGSLLVDGMMLAHDAFARLGFRLGSADGDFHTIAGFALFQLGHLPEAGEHFAYEGWRFEILDMDGRRIDKLLVRREAATSTAAAI, from the coding sequence ATGTCCAGTATCGATGGCAGTATTTACGATTTACTCGGAATACTCGCCGTATTTGCCCTCGTCGCTGCCAATGGTTTCTTTGTCGCGGCCGAATTTTCACTTGTCGCGGTTCGCCGCAGCCGCGTGATCGAACTGGTCAACACCGGCAGGCTGAATGCAAACGCCCTGAAGCGGGCCGTCGACAATCTCGACGCCAATTTGGCGGCCACCCAGCTCGGCATCACAATATCGTCGCTGGCGCTCGGCTGGGTCGGCGAACCCGCGCTCGCCCACCTGATCGAGCCGCTGTTGAACGCACTTCCGGGATCGCTGGCGACGGTCGGCTCTCATACCATCGCGGTCGTCATTTCCTTCATCATCATCACGGCCCTCCATATCGTGCTGGGCGAGTTGGCGCCCAAGAGCCTGGCGCTGCAACGCAGCGAGGGAACCGCGCTCTGGGTGGTGCGCCCCCTCGGCCTGTTCCTGTTCCTGCTGCGGCCGGCGATCATCGGCCTGAACAGGCTCGGCAACCTCGTGCTGCGCCTGTGCGGCCTGCGGCCGGGCACCGGCGAGGAATCGCTGCATTCGCCCGAGGAATTGAAGCTGCTCGTCGCCGCCAGCCAGGAGGCAGGCCTGCTGCATCAGGCGCAACAGGAACTGGTCGAGCGCGTCTTCAACATAGGCGACCGGCGCATCGCCGACATCATGACGCCACGCCGCGACGTCGACTGGATCGATGCCGACGACAGCATGGAGGAAATGCTGCGCACCATCCGTGACTGCCGCCACGAACAGCTTCTGGTCGGGCGCGGCGGGATCGACGAGCCGTTGGGCATGATTCTCAAGAAGGACCTCCTTGATCAGGTGCTGCACGGCCATGCCGTCGACCCGATGGCCGTCATCCGCGAACCGGTGATCGTGCATGAGGGAACGCCGATCTTTCGCGTGCTCGACCAGTTCAAGAAGGCACCGGTGCGGCTCGCCATCGTCATCGACGAATATGGCAGCCTGGAGGGGATCGTCACCCAGACCGACCTGCTCGAAGCCATCGCCGGCGACCTGCCGGACATGGAAGGCGAAGACCCCGACATCGTCGAGCGTGAGGACGGCTCGCTGCTGGTCGACGGCATGATGCTGGCGCATGATGCCTTCGCGCGCCTCGGCTTCCGGCTGGGATCGGCGGATGGCGATTTTCACACCATCGCCGGCTTCGCCCTGTTCCAGCTCGGCCATCTTCCGGAGGCCGGCGAACATTTCGCCTATGAGGGCTGGCGTTTCGAAATCCTCGACATGGACGGAAGGCGCATCGACAAGCTGCTCGTGCGCCGCGAAGCCGCTACATCCACTGCTGCAGCCATCTGA
- a CDS encoding Bax inhibitor-1/YccA family protein, producing MNAPNLGYRMGAGAQTGAVFDEGLRQHMLRVYNYMGLGLVVTGLVAFMVSSTPALYVPIFSSPLKWVVMLAPLAFVMLFSFKMQTMSAASAQMMFWAFCAVMGLSLASVFLVFTGTSIARTFFITATMFGATSLYGYTTKRDLTQFSSFLIMGLIGVVIASIVNIFLGSTALQFAISVIGIAVFVGLTAWDTQTIKEQYGENFDGESRQKLAVFGAFSLYLNFINIFQLLLNFTGEKE from the coding sequence ATGAATGCCCCGAACTTGGGATACCGCATGGGCGCCGGCGCCCAGACAGGAGCCGTCTTCGACGAGGGCCTGCGCCAGCACATGCTGCGCGTCTACAACTATATGGGCCTTGGCCTCGTGGTCACCGGCCTCGTCGCCTTCATGGTGTCGTCGACGCCCGCGCTCTACGTGCCGATCTTTTCCAGTCCGCTGAAATGGGTGGTGATGCTGGCGCCGCTCGCCTTCGTCATGCTGTTCTCGTTCAAGATGCAGACCATGTCGGCGGCCAGCGCGCAGATGATGTTCTGGGCCTTCTGCGCGGTCATGGGCCTGTCGCTCGCTTCCGTGTTCCTGGTGTTCACCGGAACCAGCATCGCGCGCACCTTCTTCATCACCGCCACCATGTTCGGCGCCACCAGCCTCTACGGCTACACGACCAAGCGTGACCTGACGCAGTTCTCGTCGTTCCTGATCATGGGCCTGATCGGCGTGGTGATCGCCAGCATCGTCAACATCTTCCTTGGCTCGACCGCCCTGCAATTCGCCATTTCGGTGATCGGCATCGCCGTCTTCGTCGGCCTGACCGCCTGGGACACGCAGACGATCAAGGAACAGTATGGCGAGAATTTCGATGGGGAATCGCGCCAGAAGCTCGCCGTGTTCGGCGCCTTTTCGCTCTACCTGAACTTCATCAACATCTTCCAGCTGCTGCTGAATTTCACCGGCGAAAAAGAATAG
- a CDS encoding DUF411 domain-containing protein: MKLTYRLAALALLVAAPLPAFAATINAVMYKNPQCSCCESYAAYLEKYGFKIDIKPVNNLSQISSDAGVPTDLEGCHTMMIDGYVVDGLVPVDIVRKLLTERPAITGITLAGMPAGAPGMGGEKSGPFTVYAFTKDGKAPTVYATE; encoded by the coding sequence ATGAAACTGACCTACCGCCTCGCCGCCCTTGCCTTGCTGGTCGCAGCGCCGCTGCCCGCTTTTGCGGCCACGATCAACGCTGTCATGTACAAGAACCCGCAATGCAGCTGCTGCGAATCCTACGCCGCCTATCTGGAAAAGTATGGCTTCAAGATCGACATCAAGCCGGTCAATAACCTGTCCCAGATCAGCAGCGACGCGGGCGTGCCCACCGACCTCGAAGGCTGTCACACGATGATGATCGACGGCTATGTCGTCGATGGCCTGGTGCCCGTCGACATCGTCAGGAAGCTGCTGACGGAGCGGCCTGCAATCACCGGCATCACGCTGGCAGGCATGCCCGCGGGCGCACCGGGCATGGGTGGCGAAAAGTCCGGCCCCTTCACCGTCTATGCCTTCACCAAGGACGGCAAGGCGCCCACCGTCTACGCGACGGAGTGA